The genome window GAGAACCTACCCTTTTAAAGGATTCTTCAAGACTGTTACATCCTTCTGCAGCATCATACAAATCTATAGAACGCATAAGATAGATATAGCTATTGGCATCAAACCTTTGCACGAACTTGCTCCCCTGATATAACAGGTAATTTTCGATTTCAAATTTGCTGTCCAATCTAACCTTCATTGTGCTTGGGTCATTGTGACTTCTGCCGAACTTCTCCCACAACAATCTGTCGCTAAGGTAGGTTATATGTCCCAGCATTCTTGCGATAGCAAGACCTTTATTCGGAGGCTCTTTACCATAGTAATTCCCACCGTCCCAGTTCGGATCATCCATAATAGCCCGTAGTCCCACCTTATGCATCGCTATAGACTGTGGCGTTGACCTCGCGGCGGTTGCTATCAGGATTATTGAATCGACCAGTTGTGGATAAAGCAGTGCCCACTCGATTGCCTGCATTCCACCCATTGATCCCCCGGTAATCGCACGGATGCCTTTAATTTCCAGATGATCTATGAGCTCCCTCTGTGTGCGAACCATATCGCTTATCGTAACCAATGGAAAGGATAATCCATATGGTTTTCCCGTTTCGGGGTTAATTGAAGAGGGACCGGTGGTGCCGTAGCAGCTACCCAGAATATTTGCGCAAATAACAAAGTATTTACTCGTATCGAATGCTTTGCCCGGGCCAATCATCACATCCCACCATCCAGGATATTTGTCTTCTTCGCTATGCTTTCCTGCAGCATGCGCACTCGCAGTGAGTGCATGTTCTATTAGTATCACATTATCTCGATTTTCATTTAACTCACCGTAGGTCTCATAGGCGATGGTGATCGGCCCGAGCTCCTGGCCGTTTTCCAAAGTGAATTTTTTGGGCGGATGTGCAAATGTATATGTCTCGGTTTTGACAATTCCTACGGAACCGTGCCCAACAATGATTACAGGTGACTCACCAAATTCCTGAGAAGACATTCTTTAATTAATAAGCCCCAATTATCAAATCACAAATCCCAACAAGCATAAAACTCGAAGTTTGTGAATTGGCACTTGGAATTTGCTGCTTTTTTGTAATTTGGCGCTTGTGATTTGGAATTTATAGTTTCATGCCTTTACCTTCTGCGACTTTTCCAAGGCCTGATCAATATCCCAGAGAATATCATCCAGCGTTTCAAGACCTACAGATATTCGAATCATATCCGGAGTTACGCCCGCAAGTAATTGTTCTTCCTCATTCAGCTGTCTATGTGTCGTTGAGGCCGGATGAATAATTAGAGTTTTCGCATCTCCCACATTTGCGAGATGACTCAATAATTGTAGGCTCTCTATGAACGTTACGCCGGCCCCCGGGCCACCCTTAATACCGAAGGTGAAGATCGAACCGGCACCCTTCGGAACATATTTCTTTGCAAGCTCATAATAGGGACTGTCTTTGAAACCAGAATAGTTAACCCATGTAACAGAGGGGTGTTCCCTCAGGAATTTCGCAACGGCCATTGCATTAGAGCAGTGTCTCTCCATTCTCAGGTGCAGGGTTTCTAAACCCTGGATGAAGAGAAAGGAATTAAATGGGCTAAGAGCAGGGCCAAACGTACGAAGCGTCTCAACGCGCGCCTTCATTATGTAGCCAAAGTCTCCAAATGTCTCATAAAACCTGATACCGTGATACCCTTTCGAATGCTCCATCATAACTGGAAAGTTTCCATTGTCCCAGGGAAACCTTCCGGATTCGATGAGTACGCCTCCTATTGACGTCCCATGTCCACAGATA of Thermodesulfobacteriota bacterium contains these proteins:
- a CDS encoding homoserine O-acetyltransferase, with amino-acid sequence MSSQEFGESPVIIVGHGSVGIVKTETYTFAHPPKKFTLENGQELGPITIAYETYGELNENRDNVILIEHALTASAHAAGKHSEEDKYPGWWDVMIGPGKAFDTSKYFVICANILGSCYGTTGPSSINPETGKPYGLSFPLVTISDMVRTQRELIDHLEIKGIRAITGGSMGGMQAIEWALLYPQLVDSIILIATAARSTPQSIAMHKVGLRAIMDDPNWDGGNYYGKEPPNKGLAIARMLGHITYLSDRLLWEKFGRSHNDPSTMKVRLDSKFEIENYLLYQGSKFVQRFDANSYIYLMRSIDLYDAAEGCNSLEESFKRVGSLKAFVAWFTSDWLYPSYQSVELVEAFRTNDVCVVNHEIDAPYGHDSFLIEHEKLTPLIKDFLNSL
- a CDS encoding O-acetylhomoserine aminocarboxypropyltransferase/cysteine synthase family protein encodes the protein MPDRKFGFETLCLHAGQLPDPVTGSRAVPIYQTTAYVFDSCDHAASLFNLQTFGNIYTRIMNPTNAVFEERMAALEGGRGALAVASGMAAQMVSIFTILESGDNLVSSSTLYGGTYSQFDVSFRKLGIETKFVNPDDPENFRAALTKNTKAIFAETISNPLGNILDIEPVANIAHGAGIPLIVDNTFATPYLCRPIEFGADIIVHSATKFICGHGTSIGGVLIESGRFPWDNGNFPVMMEHSKGYHGIRFYETFGDFGYIMKARVETLRTFGPALSPFNSFLFIQGLETLHLRMERHCSNAMAVAKFLREHPSVTWVNYSGFKDSPYYELAKKYVPKGAGSIFTFGIKGGPGAGVTFIESLQLLSHLANVGDAKTLIIHPASTTHRQLNEEEQLLAGVTPDMIRISVGLETLDDILWDIDQALEKSQKVKA